Proteins encoded by one window of Salmonirosea aquatica:
- a CDS encoding ATP-binding protein produces MKKIGLLFVSLLFALNLAAQVITLDAQTSTPFVISDQVKQFVDSTAALSLAKVQNNDFQPVGKSVFHFPFSDNAHWYRFTLRNDTPERHTWYLEWGNSIVEQVECYLPRPDGTYQVLRGGTLVPESDRAYDGPIPYFELGLATGQQKTVYLRVRSQRGHRSDIVIHDARSLRRVELDDASTSGFANGMVLLRLFFVLLLAIFAVKDRVFRAYSFLLVLRSLGFWGIRSDLGELFTDNPDLATLLNFLSYHLAPIGYVLMVKALFPFERLPGLIRHGLNAILVAVLLLGVIVTVDYNWKWLLASQYLVLLAQIFIFGMYIYALAKRLKINWYYSAPFLLGIGSYFFLVLSSVGGIDADWVFGVAYLLFFSEIFVFGLFLGKIILDYRRERETAQQKATLQEAQAAQLKELDALKTNFFANISHEFRTPLTMLVGPLEDFRQEQPANPLIPAMQRSVRRLRSLIDQLLDLSRLEAGHLKADIVEADLAVFLRQLFASFESLAQSRTIIFNYQQNFGNHTARFDPDKLEKIVTNLLSNAFKFTPEGGRVTVDVTFTNSDLTLLVRDYGIGIEAERLSHIFDRFYRVESTGQNNTEGAGIGLSLVHELVKALKGQIRVESEPGRGSIFTLRLPTDATTWAEYTAGENASNLALATPEADVPNHGDTLPEQGSRPDDTPLLLIVEDNPDLRSYMLGIFGKNYRIIEGHDGLDGLERAFEEIPDLVICDVMMPRLDGFGFCKKLKSDPRTSHIPVVMLTAKATLNDRLTGLELGADDYLTKPFVRAELELRVQNMLRQRDLMRRKYSRQLTDPTARNQDSPVVESIDEKFLRKAIRTVEELGSDSQFGIENLCDALNTSRSNLHRKLKALTGQSTTEFIRSIRIRRAAELLKQPDASVSEVAYQVGFESPSYFSKSFSDQMGVSPTDWVASKKKS; encoded by the coding sequence ATGAAAAAAATTGGTTTACTGTTTGTCTCGCTGCTGTTTGCGCTCAACCTCGCTGCGCAAGTCATCACGCTCGACGCTCAAACAAGTACTCCCTTTGTAATTTCCGATCAGGTTAAGCAGTTCGTGGACTCCACGGCAGCTTTATCGCTGGCCAAGGTACAGAATAACGATTTCCAACCCGTTGGAAAGAGTGTTTTTCACTTCCCATTTTCGGATAACGCCCACTGGTACCGCTTCACCCTGCGGAATGATACGCCGGAACGCCATACGTGGTATCTGGAATGGGGAAATTCCATTGTTGAACAGGTAGAATGTTATCTGCCTCGTCCCGACGGCACGTATCAGGTGTTGCGGGGGGGGACACTCGTACCAGAAAGCGACCGAGCCTATGATGGCCCAATTCCGTACTTTGAACTCGGACTGGCGACTGGTCAGCAAAAAACCGTATACCTGCGGGTGAGGAGTCAGCGGGGACATCGCTCGGATATAGTGATCCATGATGCCCGTTCGCTTCGCCGGGTAGAACTGGACGATGCAAGCACGTCAGGATTTGCCAACGGCATGGTGCTACTGCGTCTTTTCTTCGTATTGCTGCTGGCAATTTTCGCGGTCAAAGACAGGGTATTCCGCGCTTACAGCTTCCTGCTGGTACTTCGCTCACTGGGTTTTTGGGGAATTCGCAGCGACCTGGGTGAACTCTTTACGGATAATCCTGACCTTGCTACTCTATTGAATTTCCTGTCCTACCATCTGGCACCCATTGGTTATGTATTGATGGTAAAAGCCTTATTCCCGTTTGAGCGGCTGCCGGGCCTGATACGCCACGGCCTGAACGCGATTCTGGTAGCAGTACTGCTTTTAGGGGTCATCGTTACCGTCGATTATAACTGGAAATGGTTACTGGCCAGCCAATATCTCGTTTTGCTGGCCCAGATTTTTATCTTCGGGATGTATATCTATGCCCTGGCCAAAAGACTGAAGATCAACTGGTATTACTCCGCCCCTTTTCTATTAGGGATAGGTAGCTACTTTTTTCTGGTGCTGAGTTCGGTGGGTGGAATCGACGCAGACTGGGTATTTGGGGTAGCTTACCTGTTGTTTTTCAGTGAAATTTTTGTTTTCGGCCTGTTTCTGGGAAAAATCATTCTCGACTACCGCCGGGAACGCGAAACGGCCCAGCAGAAAGCGACCTTACAGGAGGCGCAAGCCGCCCAACTCAAAGAACTGGATGCACTTAAAACCAATTTCTTCGCCAACATCTCCCATGAATTCCGTACTCCGCTCACCATGCTGGTAGGGCCGCTGGAAGACTTCCGGCAGGAGCAACCTGCCAACCCCCTCATCCCGGCCATGCAGCGCAGTGTACGGAGGCTCAGGTCGCTCATCGATCAGCTACTCGACCTCTCGCGGCTCGAAGCCGGACATCTGAAAGCAGATATTGTTGAGGCCGATCTGGCCGTTTTTTTGCGGCAGTTGTTTGCGTCTTTCGAGTCACTGGCGCAGAGTCGAACCATTATTTTCAATTACCAGCAGAATTTTGGCAACCACACGGCCCGTTTCGACCCCGATAAGCTGGAAAAGATCGTCACCAATCTGCTATCCAATGCCTTTAAGTTTACGCCCGAAGGCGGGCGGGTAACGGTAGACGTGACCTTCACCAACTCCGACCTGACGCTGCTGGTGCGGGACTACGGTATCGGGATCGAGGCGGAGCGGCTGTCGCATATCTTCGACCGCTTTTACCGGGTAGAAAGTACGGGACAAAACAACACGGAGGGAGCGGGCATCGGCCTGTCGCTGGTTCACGAACTGGTGAAAGCCCTCAAAGGACAAATCCGGGTCGAAAGCGAGCCGGGCCGGGGTAGTATCTTCACGTTGCGGCTCCCAACCGACGCCACTACCTGGGCCGAATACACCGCCGGGGAAAATGCCTCCAACTTGGCCCTGGCTACCCCGGAAGCTGATGTTCCGAATCACGGCGATACTCTTCCTGAACAGGGTTCCCGGCCGGACGATACGCCACTGCTACTAATCGTGGAAGACAATCCCGACCTGCGAAGCTACATGCTCGGCATTTTTGGAAAAAACTACCGGATCATCGAAGGCCATGACGGGCTGGACGGCCTCGAACGCGCTTTTGAGGAAATCCCGGACCTGGTCATCTGCGACGTGATGATGCCCCGACTCGATGGTTTTGGTTTTTGTAAAAAACTCAAATCCGATCCCCGCACCAGCCACATCCCGGTAGTGATGCTCACGGCCAAAGCCACCCTCAACGACCGCCTCACGGGGCTGGAACTCGGGGCGGATGATTACCTGACGAAGCCTTTCGTGCGCGCCGAACTGGAACTGCGGGTGCAGAATATGCTTCGGCAGCGCGACCTGATGCGCCGCAAATACAGCCGTCAGTTGACCGACCCCACGGCCCGTAACCAGGATTCCCCCGTGGTGGAATCGATCGATGAGAAATTCCTCCGGAAGGCGATCCGCACCGTGGAAGAACTGGGGAGCGACAGCCAGTTTGGTATCGAGAATCTCTGCGATGCCCTGAACACCAGCCGCTCCAATCTGCACCGGAAGTTAAAAGCCCTCACCGGCCAAAGTACCACGGAATTTATCCGCAGCATCCGCATCCGCCGCGCCGCTGAACTACTGAAACAGCCGGATGCCAGCGTGTCGGAAGTGGCCTATCAGGTCGGGTTCGAGAGCCCCTCCTACTTTTCCAAATCTTTCAGCGACCAGATGGGGGTTTCTCCCACCGACTGGGTCGCCAGCAAAAAAAAGAGTTAA
- a CDS encoding FG-GAP-like repeat-containing protein, with protein sequence MGTNLSNTTSALLRGIPCKVTPVSATQVRFIVPAAASGGPVRLTTPGGTALSPAAFAVTRDNILNFPLVTENFNSIAVGNRFAPTFTDLDGDGRLDMLVGEQDGSLSHYEQDAPNATSFTLVTDNFNSIDVGGNSKATFTDLDGDGRLDLLVGEFDGNLNHYEQDAPNATGFTLVTDNFNSIDVGFNSAPTVTDLDGDGLLDLLVGEANGTLSHYEQDPLNATSFTLVNERFNDIDVGGASTPTFTDLDGNGRLDLLVGENAGNLNHYEQDAANSTSFTLVNDKFNNIDVGSGSIPTFTDLDGDGLLDLLVGEQNGNLNHYEQATATVSGGGTVCEGATAPSVEIALSGGAPYSLTYSDGTNSTTVNDINSDTYTITNPAAGTYTVTAVSNVYGAGTASGSAIVTINPQPMATVSGGGTACAGATAPSVSIALTGGAPYSLTYSNGTNSTTVNDINTSPYEITNPASGTYTVTAVSNASCTGTASGSATVTITSRPTAPTLSAAPGNTTTNQPITVTASGCESGTLNWNANGGTDNENGTYLFNDPGNYSISATCTVDGCTSQASETLNLTIGDCPTITASFEGTTTLCAEESTNLSITLNGGTAPYTVVYSDGSTNTTLNDYTSGTTFNVSPGSTTTYTIVSATDANGCTVTAGSSATVTVNPRPTASVSGGGTACTGATAPSIIITLTGGAPYSLTYSDGSNSTTVDNIDNNFYYITSPTAGTYTVTAVSNANCTGTTSGSASVTIKPLPSAPTISASPANTTTNQPIVVTASGCEGGTIDWLITGGTGVADGNQYTLSQPGSYQLGATCTQDGCVSSWSNILSLTIGDCPAITAGFEGTTTLCANESTNLSITLDGGTPPYAVVYSDGSTNMTLNNYLSGTEFAVSPASTTTYTLVSVTDANGCAATFNTESNSATVTVNPVPDAPTLSADPGTTTTNQSITISANGCENGTITWSPTGGTGLASGNQYTFSQPGTYSISATCTVEGCTSQASETLNLTVNNCTLALGQPMVTDLTCFQSGDGVISLTATGGTGTPSYTLNPGNVQSATGSFNGLSAGSYTVSVTDANNCTATSGSIQVDQPEAVPAPTLSADPGTTTTNQPITVSANGCAGTLSWNATGGTENENGTYLFNDPGSYTISTTCTLDGCTSESSKTLNLTINSCSTITLTNQSQTDVSCFGANTGSVTLTASGGTGPYTYSIGADSNTDGNFDDLAAGSYNVIVTDANQCSASTIVLITQPDAPLTLTPGSQTDVACFGGSTGSLTVSASGGTAPYTYSIGGDSQPGGTFDELAAGIYTVTVTDDNGCTANTPVTIAQPDAALGLQTTAQNNVNCFGGNDGSFTVNGTGGTAPYTYSIGGDSQPGGTFGGLSAGTYTVILTDDNGCTATTSVTLTQPEAVPAPTISASPATTTTNQPITVSATGCSGTVNWNTSGGTDNGDGTYTFMAVGSYSISATCTVGGCTGPASETLSLTINPCPTITLSTTSQSSVRCFGGNDGSFTLSASGGTAPYTYSIGGNSQDNGTFANLAAGTYSVSVTDNNGCTATTGVTITQPAALALTTSGNTAVLYGYGSSCTTLTASASGGTGQIALAWSTGATGGSVQVCPSQTTSYTVTATDAAGCTTSKQITVSVTDVRCGYGGVKMCQGGREVCVAQYLVATYLRFGYTIGPCGAGNTRQAADEPAEPTLSLSLSAYPNPTTGHVTVQVQSPGSGRATFELVNAQGRAVQRQAQQLSKGLNEVPLELGVQPAGNYLIRCVDAQGRQAVVRVHKE encoded by the coding sequence ATGGGCACCAACCTGAGCAACACCACCAGCGCGCTGCTGCGGGGGATTCCCTGCAAGGTCACGCCCGTGTCGGCCACGCAGGTGCGGTTCATTGTGCCCGCGGCGGCTTCGGGCGGGCCGGTGCGGCTGACTACGCCGGGCGGCACGGCGCTGTCCCCGGCGGCCTTCGCCGTCACGCGGGACAATATCCTTAACTTCCCCCTGGTGACCGAGAACTTTAACAGCATCGCCGTGGGCAACAGGTTCGCCCCCACCTTCACCGACCTGGACGGCGACGGACGGCTGGATATGCTGGTCGGGGAGCAGGATGGCAGCCTCAGCCACTACGAGCAGGACGCGCCCAATGCGACGAGCTTCACCCTGGTGACCGATAACTTCAACAGCATCGACGTGGGTGGCAATTCCAAGGCCACCTTCACCGACCTGGACGGCGACGGACGGCTGGACCTGCTGGTCGGAGAATTCGATGGCAACCTCAACCACTACGAGCAGGACGCGCCCAATGCGACGGGCTTCACCCTGGTGACCGATAACTTCAATAGCATCGACGTGGGCTTTAATTCCGCCCCAACCGTCACCGACCTGGACGGTGACGGGCTGCTGGACCTGCTGGTCGGAGAAGCCAATGGCACCCTCAGCCACTACGAGCAGGACCCGCTCAATGCGACGAGCTTCACCCTGGTGAACGAGCGCTTCAACGACATAGACGTGGGGGGAGCTTCCACCCCCACCTTCACCGACCTGGACGGCAACGGGCGGCTGGACCTGCTGGTTGGGGAAAACGCTGGCAACCTCAACCATTACGAGCAGGACGCGGCCAATTCGACGAGCTTCACCCTAGTGAACGATAAGTTCAACAACATCGACGTGGGCTCAGGATCAATCCCCACCTTCACCGACCTGGACGGCGACGGGCTGCTGGACCTGCTGGTCGGGGAGCAGAATGGCAACCTCAACCACTACGAGCAGGCTACGGCCACCGTCAGCGGCGGTGGCACGGTCTGCGAAGGAGCCACCGCGCCCAGCGTGGAAATCGCACTCAGCGGCGGCGCACCCTACTCGCTGACCTACTCCGACGGCACCAACTCCACCACCGTCAACGACATCAACAGCGACACCTACACCATTACCAATCCCGCGGCGGGCACCTACACCGTCACGGCCGTCAGTAACGTTTATGGAGCCGGCACGGCCAGCGGCAGCGCCATAGTCACGATCAATCCACAACCCATGGCTACCGTCAGCGGCGGCGGCACGGCCTGCGCCGGGGCCACCGCGCCCAGCGTGTCCATTGCCCTGACCGGCGGCGCGCCCTACTCGCTGACCTACTCCAACGGTACCAATTCCACCACCGTCAATGACATCAACACCAGCCCCTACGAGATCACAAACCCGGCATCCGGTACCTACACCGTCACGGCCGTCAGCAACGCCAGCTGCACCGGGACGGCCAGCGGCTCAGCCACGGTAACGATCACTTCCCGCCCAACAGCCCCGACGCTCTCGGCCGCTCCAGGCAACACGACGACCAACCAGCCCATCACCGTCACGGCCAGCGGCTGCGAGAGTGGTACCCTCAACTGGAACGCCAACGGTGGCACCGACAACGAAAACGGTACTTACCTTTTCAACGATCCGGGTAACTACTCGATCTCAGCAACATGTACGGTGGACGGCTGCACTAGCCAAGCTTCGGAGACACTCAACCTGACGATCGGCGATTGCCCAACCATCACGGCCAGCTTTGAAGGTACCACCACCCTCTGCGCCGAAGAAAGTACCAACCTGAGCATCACCCTCAATGGCGGTACTGCACCTTACACAGTAGTATACTCCGACGGCAGCACCAACACCACGCTGAATGACTACACAAGCGGAACCACCTTCAACGTCAGCCCCGGCAGCACCACGACCTACACAATAGTTTCGGCCACCGACGCTAACGGCTGCACAGTCACCGCCGGAAGCTCAGCTACCGTTACGGTCAACCCACGGCCCACAGCCTCCGTCAGCGGCGGCGGCACAGCATGCACCGGGGCCACAGCACCGAGCATCATCATCACCCTGACGGGCGGCGCGCCCTACTCGCTGACCTACTCCGACGGTTCAAACAGTACCACCGTGGACAACATCGACAATAACTTCTACTACATCACCAGTCCCACGGCGGGTACCTACACCGTCACGGCCGTTAGCAACGCCAACTGCACCGGAACGACCAGTGGCAGTGCCAGCGTGACCATAAAGCCGCTCCCCTCGGCCCCGACAATCTCGGCCAGCCCCGCTAACACGACCACCAATCAGCCAATCGTCGTCACGGCGAGTGGGTGCGAAGGTGGAACTATCGACTGGCTGATAACGGGCGGAACTGGCGTAGCGGATGGCAATCAATATACGCTCAGCCAGCCAGGTAGTTACCAACTTGGAGCTACCTGCACCCAAGACGGATGCGTCAGTTCCTGGTCGAATATCCTCAGTCTGACCATCGGCGATTGCCCTGCCATTACGGCTGGCTTTGAAGGTACTACCACCCTTTGCGCCAATGAAAGTACCAATCTGAGCATCACCCTCGATGGCGGTACTCCGCCTTACGCGGTAGTATACTCCGACGGCAGCACCAACATGACGCTGAACAACTACCTGAGCGGCACAGAATTCGCCGTCAGCCCGGCCAGCACCACGACCTACACCCTCGTCTCGGTCACGGATGCCAATGGCTGTGCGGCTACCTTTAACACCGAGAGTAATAGCGCCACGGTCACCGTCAACCCCGTGCCTGACGCCCCTACCCTGTCGGCCGATCCGGGAACCACGACCACCAACCAGTCCATCACCATATCGGCCAATGGCTGCGAAAACGGCACTATCACCTGGTCACCGACCGGCGGCACGGGTCTGGCAAGCGGCAACCAGTATACCTTCAGTCAGCCAGGTACCTACTCGATCTCAGCGACATGTACGGTGGAGGGTTGCACCAGCCAAGCTTCGGAGACACTCAACCTGACGGTCAACAACTGCACACTGGCTCTGGGCCAGCCCATGGTGACCGACCTGACTTGCTTCCAGAGCGGCGACGGGGTTATTTCCCTGACCGCCACGGGTGGGACAGGTACACCGTCCTACACGCTCAACCCTGGCAACGTGCAGAGTGCCACCGGCAGCTTCAACGGCCTGAGCGCGGGCAGCTATACGGTTAGCGTCACCGACGCCAACAACTGCACGGCCACCAGCGGATCGATCCAAGTCGACCAGCCCGAGGCTGTGCCCGCCCCGACTTTGTCGGCCGATCCCGGCACCACGACGACCAACCAGCCTATCACCGTCTCGGCCAATGGCTGCGCCGGTACCCTCAGCTGGAACGCCACGGGCGGCACCGAAAACGAAAACGGTACTTACCTTTTCAACGATCCGGGCAGCTACACGATTTCGACCACATGCACGCTGGACGGCTGCACCAGCGAATCGTCCAAAACGCTCAACCTGACCATCAATAGCTGCTCTACCATTACGCTGACCAACCAGAGCCAAACTGACGTTTCATGCTTCGGAGCCAACACCGGCAGCGTTACCCTCACAGCATCAGGTGGCACGGGCCCCTACACTTACTCGATTGGCGCAGACAGCAACACCGACGGCAACTTCGATGATCTGGCGGCCGGCTCATACAACGTCATCGTTACCGATGCCAACCAATGCTCAGCCAGCACAATTGTCCTTATCACCCAGCCCGACGCACCACTGACCCTAACGCCCGGCTCACAGACCGATGTCGCCTGCTTTGGCGGTAGCACGGGTAGCCTGACCGTTTCGGCATCGGGCGGTACAGCTCCCTACACCTACTCAATCGGTGGAGACAGCCAGCCGGGTGGTACTTTCGATGAACTTGCGGCCGGAATCTACACGGTCACCGTCACCGATGATAACGGATGCACAGCCAACACGCCGGTCACCATCGCCCAACCCGACGCAGCCCTGGGATTGCAGACTACCGCACAAAATAATGTCAATTGTTTCGGCGGCAACGACGGCAGCTTCACGGTCAACGGCACCGGCGGTACGGCTCCCTATACCTACTCGATCGGCGGAGATAGTCAGCCGGGCGGTACTTTCGGTGGCCTCTCGGCGGGTACCTATACTGTCATCCTCACCGATGACAATGGATGCACCGCAACTACCTCTGTCACCCTGACCCAGCCCGAGGCGGTGCCTGCCCCAACGATCTCGGCCAGCCCCGCCACCACGACCACCAACCAGCCCATCACCGTCTCGGCAACGGGCTGTAGCGGCACGGTCAATTGGAACACCAGCGGCGGCACCGACAACGGCGATGGCACCTACACCTTCATGGCTGTGGGCAGCTACTCGATCTCGGCCACCTGCACCGTCGGCGGCTGCACCGGCCCGGCCTCGGAAACCCTCAGCCTGACGATCAACCCCTGCCCCACAATCACGCTCTCCACCACCAGCCAGAGCAGCGTCAGATGCTTCGGCGGCAACGACGGCAGCTTCACGCTGAGCGCCTCGGGTGGCACCGCCCCTTACACCTACTCGATCGGCGGGAACAGCCAGGACAACGGCACCTTCGCCAACCTGGCGGCGGGCACCTATTCCGTTTCCGTCACCGACAACAACGGCTGCACCGCTACCACCGGCGTAACCATCACCCAGCCCGCCGCTCTCGCGCTGACCACCTCGGGCAACACGGCCGTCCTCTACGGCTACGGCAGCTCCTGCACCACCCTGACGGCCTCCGCTTCGGGCGGCACGGGCCAGATCGCCCTGGCGTGGAGCACCGGGGCCACGGGCGGCTCGGTGCAGGTCTGCCCCTCCCAGACGACGAGCTACACCGTGACGGCCACCGACGCGGCGGGTTGCACCACCAGCAAGCAGATCACCGTCTCGGTCACCGACGTGCGCTGCGGCTACGGCGGGGTGAAGATGTGCCAGGGCGGACGCGAGGTATGCGTGGCCCAGTACCTGGTGGCCACCTACCTGCGCTTCGGCTACACGATCGGGCCCTGCGGCGCGGGCAACACCCGGCAGGCCGCCGACGAGCCGGCCGAGCCCACGCTGAGCCTGTCGCTGAGTGCCTACCCCAACCCCACCACGGGCCATGTGACAGTGCAGGTGCAGAGTCCGGGCTCGGGCAGGGCCACCTTCGAGCTGGTCAACGCCCAGGGGCGTGCCGTACAGCGGCAGGCGCAGCAGCTGAGCAAGGGGCTCAACGAGGTACCCCTTGAGCTGGGGGTGCAACCGGCGGGTAACTACCTGATCCGCTGCGTCGACGCGCAGGGGCGACAGGCCGTCGTGCGCGTCCACAAAGAGTAG
- a CDS encoding choice-of-anchor Q domain-containing protein has protein sequence MYNDASSNMGGNSSPVLTNCRFTENSTTGSNTFGGAVYNVVNAASGTSDPVFTNCSFQGNTSTSFGAAVFNYGGTSGVSSPTFTNCSFQANISSTTNVGAITNYSMTGARSVPLTNCVFFDNGGSGTIKNLIGGTSTASYSLFEPSVNNYIDGGNNQTTSVNPFISTTSTELRPGSPAIDAGNSAANATCTDLAGNVRILNNIDLGAYEFGAALPYSAALSGTATIPAGGTANLAVALGGGAAPYTVTYVPNGGSNTPVTGYTSGANIPVSPNATTTYRLVSVTDASGCAATLAGTPPGGSANVTIQAPPPPSLLSHPPAGLRVRR, from the coding sequence ATGTATAACGACGCCAGTTCAAATATGGGGGGCAACAGCAGCCCCGTTCTAACCAACTGTCGGTTCACGGAAAACTCTACTACCGGCTCCAATACCTTTGGTGGGGCCGTCTACAATGTAGTCAACGCGGCCAGTGGAACCAGTGATCCGGTCTTTACCAATTGTTCGTTTCAGGGCAATACTTCCACCAGTTTTGGAGCTGCCGTTTTCAACTATGGTGGAACAAGCGGTGTCAGCAGTCCTACCTTTACCAACTGTTCATTTCAAGCCAACATATCCTCCACTACCAACGTAGGAGCTATAACCAATTACAGCATGACTGGGGCAAGAAGTGTACCCCTGACAAACTGTGTGTTTTTTGATAATGGAGGAAGTGGCACGATCAAAAACCTGATTGGTGGCACTTCTACTGCTTCATACAGTCTATTCGAGCCCTCGGTAAACAATTATATCGACGGGGGAAATAACCAGACTACCTCCGTCAATCCCTTTATTTCCACCACCAGCACCGAACTGCGTCCGGGCTCACCTGCCATCGACGCGGGTAATAGCGCGGCCAACGCCACCTGTACCGATCTGGCGGGCAATGTCCGAATACTCAACAACATCGACCTGGGAGCTTACGAGTTTGGCGCTGCCCTGCCCTACTCCGCCGCCCTCAGCGGTACGGCCACCATTCCGGCGGGCGGCACGGCCAATCTGGCCGTTGCCCTCGGTGGTGGAGCTGCTCCTTACACGGTGACGTATGTACCCAATGGTGGTAGCAATACGCCCGTAACCGGCTATACCAGCGGGGCCAACATTCCCGTCAGCCCTAACGCTACGACAACCTACCGGCTGGTCTCGGTCACCGACGCCAGCGGTTGTGCGGCGACACTCGCAGGTACCCCGCCGGGTGGTAGCGCTAACGTCACGATTCAGGCTCCCCCCCCACCATCACTTCTCTCTCACCCGCCAGCGGGCCTTCGGGTACGGAGGTGA
- a CDS encoding DUF1565 domain-containing protein has translation MKNDLLFPIRKTYTYLRAMLLVISLLILASPSFATIRYVDDARPDNNGDGLSWGTAFKDLKLAISVAQAGDEIWVAQGTYKPTTNPAQNGASFSMKEGVAIYGGFTSGQANRNDRNPDPATNNTLLSGDIDNDGLPTGNSRTVVYNNSSLTTAAILDGFTITHGNSNAASGGECTMKTVVQRLSIAGLSAIQRKLAGACTIRLPPEMSVVRRWSTVLFRTTQPALAEAYTTMAELVPVAPR, from the coding sequence ATGAAAAACGATTTACTTTTTCCGATCCGGAAAACCTACACCTACCTGAGAGCAATGCTGCTTGTCATCAGCCTGCTCATACTGGCTTCGCCTTCCTTCGCCACTATCCGCTACGTCGATGATGCCCGGCCCGACAACAACGGCGATGGCCTCAGCTGGGGCACGGCCTTTAAAGACCTGAAGCTGGCCATATCCGTTGCCCAGGCGGGCGATGAGATCTGGGTAGCCCAGGGTACCTATAAGCCCACGACCAATCCTGCCCAAAATGGGGCTTCGTTTTCGATGAAGGAGGGCGTAGCCATTTACGGTGGCTTCACCAGCGGGCAAGCCAACCGAAACGACCGCAACCCTGATCCTGCGACGAACAATACCCTATTGAGCGGAGATATCGACAACGACGGCCTCCCGACGGGCAATAGCCGTACTGTCGTGTACAATAACTCGAGCCTAACGACGGCAGCTATCCTGGATGGCTTCACGATCACGCATGGAAACAGCAACGCGGCTTCTGGGGGGGAATGTACAATGAAAACAGTAGTCCAAAGGTTGTCAATTGCCGGTTTGTCGGCAATTCAGCGCAAATTGGCGGGGGCATGTACAATACGTCTACCACCGGAAATGTCTGTAGTCCGACGCTGGTCAACTGTACTTTTCAGAACAACTCAGCCAGCTTTGGCGGAGGCATATACAACAATGGCAGAACTGGTACCAGTAGCCCCACGCTGA